AGCGAAGCCTTTTTCTTAAAAGGCGAGCGACGAAGCAATCGGGTGGAATCAATTACTCGATTGGGAATCCACTATACTGTCATTCCCGACTTGATCGGGAATCCAGATCGATATTAAAGGGGCGGTGGGGGGGTGGGGGGGCCGGTTTTCTATTAGGGGGGGCGGCCCCCTTTTTCTTGACTTTCTTGCTTAATTATTGTAAAAGGATTGTAACAGATTTATAGATATGTAATCGGGGGTGAAGGTTTTCAGTGTCATCGCGAGGAAATTTTGTAAAAAAATTCGACGAAGCAATCACGTTTTTAAAATTTTCAGGTTAAAGTAATGGACAATCCAATTGTTATTTCAATTCTTTTATTCATTGCTGGTGTGCTAGTTGCGATCTTATTATATCTGATGGGCTCAAAAAAACAAACGGATGATCACGATGAACTAAAAAAAGAAATAAGAGAACTAAAACTTGCATTAGAAAGGATTACAAAGGATGTGCCAATACAATTAGACCCCGCCAACCCTCCCAAGTTAACCGAAGAGGATTCAGAGATACTCGATGAAATAGACGAAGCCAGAGAGGAAATAGTTCCCATCGCGGACCTTGGAGAGTTAATCAAATTTGGAAACCTTGAGTACTCAAAAAGCAATTACGACAGTGCATTTTACTATTATAAGGTTGCATTAGAGAGGGCGAAAGAGAGCGGCGATGAAGAGGCCAAGGCCGCCGCTCTCGGAAATATTGGACTTATATATAAAGACAAAGGCGAGCCGGACAAAGCTCTGAAATACCACGAGGATGCCTTAAAAATTCACAAAGAGACCGGATACAAACAGGGACAGGCAAACCAGCTCGGAAATATTGGACTT
Above is a window of Candidatus Zymogenus saltonus DNA encoding:
- a CDS encoding tetratricopeptide repeat protein, which produces MDNPIVISILLFIAGVLVAILLYLMGSKKQTDDHDELKKEIRELKLALERITKDVPIQLDPANPPKLTEEDSEILDEIDEAREEIVPIADLGELIKFGNLEYSKSNYDSAFYYYKVALERAKESGDEEAKAAALGNIGLIYKDKGEPDKALKYHEDALKIHKETGYKQGQANQLGNIGLIYQNKGEPDKALKYHEDALKIHKEIGYKQGEANQLGNIGLIYQNKGELDKALKYHEDALKIDKEIGHKLGQASDLGNIGLIYQDKGEPDKALKYLRESLTIFEETGIVYQKDIAINAIAEIEAELKKKKKK